From Pseudobdellovibrio exovorus JSS, a single genomic window includes:
- the lepB gene encoding signal peptidase I, with translation MKYTIVAIAIAGALFFRAFLISVYKVTTQSMAPVMLSGDFVLSSQYSYGLRVPWDSDVYFQSAPKRGELVVFSKNYKTYIKRVVAVERDEVAYQQGILHLNAQPCSYETIATQPELLRQPVLEVCGERQTPVMPVLAQEASKEGSVEGSAVEEVAKTKLNSGQILVASDNRDTEGAVEIVYVDQIIGKPLFVWMSFASTQDSISATSGIRWNRILTKLQ, from the coding sequence ATGAAGTACACTATAGTTGCTATAGCCATTGCGGGGGCTCTTTTTTTTCGCGCCTTCCTTATTTCAGTATACAAGGTGACCACTCAAAGTATGGCTCCTGTCATGTTATCAGGGGATTTCGTTTTGAGTTCTCAGTACTCCTATGGGTTGCGTGTGCCATGGGATTCGGATGTCTATTTTCAATCGGCTCCCAAGCGTGGTGAGTTAGTGGTCTTTTCGAAGAACTATAAAACGTATATTAAACGTGTGGTGGCTGTAGAGCGCGATGAAGTGGCCTACCAGCAGGGCATTTTACACCTTAATGCTCAGCCATGTTCTTATGAAACCATAGCCACTCAGCCCGAGTTATTGCGCCAGCCTGTGCTGGAAGTTTGTGGCGAGCGCCAAACGCCGGTGATGCCAGTTTTGGCTCAAGAGGCCTCTAAGGAAGGTTCTGTGGAAGGCTCTGCTGTCGAAGAGGTTGCTAAAACTAAGCTGAATTCGGGTCAGATTCTTGTAGCGAGTGACAATCGTGATACAGAAGGTGCTGTTGAAATCGTTTATGTTGATCAAATTATTGGCAAGCCACTTTTTGTTTGGATGTCATTTGCCTCAACGCAAGATTCCATTTCTGCAACAAGCGGAATACGTTGGAATCGAATTTTGACAAAGCTCCAGTGA
- the carA gene encoding glutamine-hydrolyzing carbamoyl-phosphate synthase small subunit translates to MALKKGFLVLESGEVFEGSRLSEQSAFPEKAGEVVFNTSHSGYEEIATDPSYFSQIVVMTAPMQGNYGVDRQVWESRQLWIQGFICVQIQNTKRENSWVRLLVDHQVPVLTEVDTRRLVLHLRSEGTPWGAIVAASNVEEAKKKAADLIQKQKGLEADWVHLCSRQEIEDHQGKNPTGPRVAVIDLGAKENILRELLSRCSQVRVFPSRVSPETIQEWKPDSIMLTNGPGDPSAVQQVPDTIRHFLGKLPIFGICMGHQVLSLALGAKTYKLKFGHRGANHPIRDTLLNKIYMSSQNHGYAVEDSTLPTDIEVTHRNLNDQTVAGFYSRRYNCLGIQYHPESRPGPHEASELFDYFIFEMHKTNKTEMVNHGL, encoded by the coding sequence ATGGCATTAAAAAAAGGGTTTCTAGTCTTAGAAAGTGGTGAGGTCTTTGAAGGCTCACGCCTATCAGAACAGTCGGCCTTTCCCGAAAAAGCCGGAGAAGTGGTTTTCAATACATCCCACTCTGGTTATGAAGAAATTGCGACCGACCCTTCTTACTTTTCACAGATAGTCGTTATGACGGCTCCCATGCAAGGCAACTACGGAGTTGATAGACAGGTGTGGGAATCTCGTCAGCTTTGGATACAGGGTTTTATCTGTGTGCAAATACAAAATACAAAACGTGAAAACTCATGGGTGCGCCTACTTGTGGATCACCAAGTCCCTGTGCTGACAGAAGTCGACACTCGCCGTTTAGTGCTGCACCTTCGTAGCGAAGGAACTCCATGGGGTGCTATTGTCGCAGCTTCGAATGTCGAAGAAGCTAAAAAGAAAGCGGCTGACCTGATTCAAAAACAAAAAGGTTTAGAAGCTGACTGGGTCCACCTTTGCTCACGCCAAGAAATAGAAGATCATCAAGGTAAAAATCCAACTGGTCCGCGTGTAGCTGTGATCGACTTAGGTGCGAAAGAGAATATCCTACGCGAGCTTTTAAGTCGCTGTTCGCAGGTTCGTGTATTCCCATCACGTGTGTCTCCAGAGACAATTCAAGAATGGAAACCAGATTCCATCATGTTAACTAATGGTCCTGGGGACCCAAGTGCGGTACAACAAGTGCCAGATACAATTCGCCACTTTTTGGGGAAACTTCCGATCTTTGGTATTTGTATGGGACATCAGGTTCTATCTCTGGCTTTGGGGGCGAAAACTTATAAGTTGAAGTTTGGTCATCGTGGAGCCAACCACCCTATACGGGATACATTGCTAAATAAAATCTATATGTCGAGTCAGAATCATGGTTATGCTGTTGAAGATTCAACTTTACCTACAGATATTGAAGTGACACATAGAAATTTGAATGATCAGACTGTCGCTGGATTTTATTCTAGACGTTACAATTGCTTGGGCATTCAATACCACCCAGAAAGCCGCCCAGGTCCTCACGAAGCCAGTGAGCTATTTGATTATTTTATATTTGAAATGCACAAGACAAACAAAACAGAAATGGTGAATCATGGACTATAA
- the lepB gene encoding signal peptidase I, with product MFGRKGTTPKPQKQPKKEKYGGWDVKNKLFWTEGWGSMLLAVLAALTIRWLLLEAYVIPSGSMFPSLLKNDHIFVNKMTYGIRFPFSEKWMVKFREPERGEVIVFKYPQDMSTFFIKRIVGVPGDKVKFENGILYVNDKPQPKSVPKSSADFDYLREEDFQSEGGYHATKANYVHFTESLDGGYHDDKSPKIVEHSILMKKGEIMGFPGDGEWVVPQDALFVMGDNRYHSHDSRFWGFVPQKNILGRASFVWLSCEEMLPVVSVLCNPITIRGTRFFHSIH from the coding sequence ATGTTCGGACGCAAGGGCACAACACCAAAACCACAAAAACAACCAAAAAAAGAGAAGTACGGCGGCTGGGACGTCAAAAACAAATTATTTTGGACTGAGGGTTGGGGCTCGATGTTGTTGGCGGTTCTGGCGGCTTTAACTATTCGTTGGTTATTGTTAGAAGCGTATGTCATCCCATCAGGATCTATGTTTCCGTCATTGCTCAAGAACGACCATATTTTCGTAAATAAAATGACTTATGGAATCCGTTTTCCTTTCAGTGAAAAGTGGATGGTGAAATTCCGTGAGCCAGAGCGCGGGGAAGTCATTGTTTTCAAGTACCCTCAAGATATGAGCACATTCTTTATTAAAAGAATCGTAGGCGTACCGGGCGATAAAGTTAAATTTGAAAATGGTATCTTGTACGTTAATGACAAGCCACAGCCGAAAAGCGTTCCTAAATCATCTGCTGACTTTGACTATCTTCGTGAAGAGGATTTCCAAAGTGAAGGTGGTTATCATGCGACTAAAGCGAACTATGTGCACTTCACAGAATCGCTGGATGGCGGTTACCATGATGATAAGTCTCCTAAAATTGTTGAGCACAGTATCTTGATGAAAAAAGGTGAAATCATGGGTTTCCCAGGTGATGGTGAATGGGTTGTGCCTCAAGATGCCTTATTTGTAATGGGTGACAATCGTTATCATTCGCACGATTCACGCTTCTGGGGCTTTGTTCCTCAGAAAAATATTTTGGGTCGAGCGAGCTTTGTTTGGTTAAGCTGTGAAGAGATGCTTCCTGTGGTCTCTGTTCTGTGTAACCCAATAACAATCCGCGGAACCCGTTTCTTTCACAGTATTCACTAG
- the lepB gene encoding signal peptidase I has protein sequence MIFPRKKIGKQGRWPQALALIAAPVVLIFAFRWVVFEPFVIPSESMLPNLLVHDHILVSKSSYGIKIPFSDSWLLRFSGPQRGDVVVFKYPLNTNVFFIKRVVGLPHDKISVQNGQVIVNDQPWTIQGVTSGAFKDEDSFSYFLESIPSSVEGKALSEHLIRLSVGGHIDPNEVVFEVPEGQYLVLGDNRDQSQDSRFWGFVDDRLLVGQAKYIWLSCENTLEATPMLCDPATLRADRIFTRIRGAK, from the coding sequence GTGATTTTCCCCCGTAAAAAAATTGGAAAACAAGGGCGCTGGCCGCAAGCTTTAGCATTGATAGCGGCGCCAGTTGTTTTGATATTTGCTTTTCGTTGGGTAGTCTTTGAACCTTTCGTGATTCCCTCTGAAAGTATGTTACCTAATCTTTTAGTGCACGATCACATTTTGGTGTCTAAATCGAGCTACGGAATTAAAATTCCATTCAGTGACTCGTGGCTCTTGCGCTTTTCTGGTCCTCAGCGGGGCGATGTTGTCGTTTTTAAATACCCTCTGAATACGAATGTTTTCTTTATCAAACGTGTCGTCGGATTACCGCATGATAAGATCAGTGTGCAAAATGGACAGGTTATTGTGAATGATCAACCTTGGACAATCCAAGGTGTAACGTCTGGTGCTTTTAAAGACGAAGACAGCTTTTCTTATTTCTTAGAGTCGATTCCTTCCTCGGTTGAAGGGAAGGCTCTTTCTGAACATTTAATTCGTCTGAGCGTCGGTGGACACATTGATCCTAATGAAGTGGTTTTTGAAGTTCCAGAGGGACAATACCTTGTTTTAGGTGATAATCGTGATCAATCACAGGATTCTCGCTTTTGGGGATTTGTGGACGATAGACTGTTAGTCGGGCAGGCTAAATATATCTGGTTAAGCTGTGAAAACACGTTAGAAGCGACTCCGATGTTGTGTGATCCTGCCACCTTACGAGCCGATCGTATTTTTACCAGAATAAGAGGGGCTAAATGA
- a CDS encoding aspartate carbamoyltransferase catalytic subunit: MSKSSLITLKKIDEKFVLHLFSKSIELKKNFNEHRLSSGPYHSGYKGTAALLFFEPSTRTRFSFEAASSRAGYHPMILDGGIGTSIEKGETIEDTISNIQALRPSFFVIRCQDHVNLEQIDSLIDVPIINAGWGKRGHPTQALLDGLTIHEKLGSIAAKNILFVGDIKHSRVVASHRELSEVLKYNMGFCAPREFLPEVISTGIQCFSNLPEALEWADVVIALRVQKERHENENLFLIEDYRENFGLNNERLKLAKPNAVIMHPGPINYGVEIESEILQDPRCVILKQVENGAFLREALIRSIVDKEKGD, from the coding sequence GTGAGCAAAAGCTCTCTGATAACATTAAAAAAAATAGATGAAAAATTCGTTCTTCATTTATTTTCAAAGTCGATTGAACTCAAAAAGAATTTTAATGAGCATCGACTGTCATCCGGTCCTTACCACTCTGGATATAAAGGAACCGCAGCTCTTCTGTTTTTTGAACCCAGTACTCGTACACGTTTTAGTTTTGAAGCGGCTAGCAGCCGTGCTGGTTATCATCCCATGATTTTGGATGGTGGTATCGGAACAAGCATTGAAAAAGGCGAAACCATTGAAGATACAATTAGTAATATTCAAGCATTACGACCTTCTTTCTTTGTGATTCGCTGTCAAGATCATGTGAATCTAGAGCAAATAGATAGTTTAATTGATGTTCCTATTATCAATGCGGGATGGGGTAAAAGAGGGCATCCAACACAGGCCCTCCTTGATGGATTAACCATTCATGAAAAATTAGGCTCGATTGCTGCGAAAAATATTCTATTTGTAGGGGACATTAAGCATTCGCGTGTTGTGGCGTCTCATCGTGAACTTTCTGAAGTTTTGAAATACAATATGGGATTTTGTGCGCCTCGGGAATTCTTGCCGGAAGTGATCTCCACGGGAATTCAGTGTTTTTCTAATTTACCAGAAGCTCTTGAATGGGCTGATGTTGTGATAGCACTTCGTGTTCAGAAGGAAAGACACGAAAACGAAAATCTTTTTTTAATAGAAGATTATCGTGAAAACTTCGGACTAAATAATGAAAGACTCAAGTTAGCAAAGCCGAATGCTGTGATTATGCATCCGGGGCCAATCAACTACGGAGTTGAAATTGAATCTGAAATACTTCAAGACCCTCGTTGTGTGATCTTAAAGCAAGTCGAAAATGGCGCATTTCTAAGGGAAGCTCTTATACGTAGTATTGTGGATAAAGAAAAAGGTGACTGA